From Dromaius novaehollandiae isolate bDroNov1 chromosome 15, bDroNov1.hap1, whole genome shotgun sequence, a single genomic window includes:
- the LOC135329991 gene encoding protocadherin alpha-2-like, whose translation MSVSKRWQKKKTLIEMGFWEPPGLIWKAALRVLVLQAAWALGGGQVRYSVPEEAKAGTVVGRLAQDLGLEAGELEARRLRLVAKGRRASVEVSGASGALVLSSRLDREELCGKSAPCALRLEVLVDRPLRVFHVELEVTDINDNAPLFPAARKNLTVAESLTLPGSRFPLEGASDADIGANAQLSYKLSPSEHFTLELQRSEDYRESLFLILSKALDREAMAVHRLVLTASDGGRPSLSGTMELVISVLDVNDNAPEFNQSVYKVQLAESAAEGTLVVRVSATDPDEGMNREVVFTASSLFPASGRDQFVLDSSTGELKLSGPLDFEDVRLYEIQVEAKDRGTPPLSGHCKVVVEVLDVNDNAPEVWVTSLSVPVPEDAAVGTVVALLSVSDRDSGANGRVRCAVWPAAPFGLVATFEGSYSLVLREALDRERVAEYEVEVRAEDGGAPPLRASRGLRVPVSDVNDNAPAFAQAVYTVLARENNAAGAELARLWARDPDEAGNGRVSYSVAEGGAGAGARSASSYVSVDAESGRLWALQPFDYEELQVLQFEVRAVDAGQPALCGNATVQLFVVDENDNAPALLPPAGGGAGPWAGGASSSSSSSGPSSSGSSLWAWAAWGSPAGQVVAKIRAVDADSGYNAWLRYELREPRGKGAFRVGLYSGEVSTARALEEADGPRQTLVIVVRDHGEPARSATATLSVSLGEGAEAALAAAAAGAGSSLSGLRPAAGAEGGAAAAAAAAAAATTNVWLVVAICAVSSLFLLAVVLYGASRWAPRAAVLSGPGPATLVCASEVGSWSYSQRQSRSLCVADGAGKSDLMVFSPNFPPPAGAAAKETPQDPPALLDTVSGTFFSPSSHLRVSRKHFHGSRLSPLESPLGACGGPVLVRSLISGCWPRGPVCFPALAIALRAEVSFEKESTFWSLGFARISPVNIFHSVTLRSIPHERFPFYFWLRCYGRAGSCSL comes from the coding sequence ATGTCAGTATCGAAACGGtggcagaagaagaaaacactgatTGAGATGGGCTTTTGGGAGCCACCCGGGCTGATCTGGAAGGCGGCTTTGcgggtgctggtgctgcaggcGGCCTGGGCGCTGGGCGGCGGCCAGGTGCGCTACTCGGTGCCGGAGGAAGCCAAGGCCGGCACGGTGGTGGGTCGTCTGGCGCAGGACCTGGGGCTGGAGGCGGGCGAGCTGGAGGCGCGTCGGCTGCGGCTGGTGGCGAAGGGCCGGCGGGCGAGCGTGGAGGtgagcggggcgagcggggcgctGGTGCTGAGCTCGCGGCTCGACCGCGAGGAGCTGTGCGGCAAGAGCGCGCCGTGCGCCCTGCGCCTGGAGGTGCTGGTGGACCGGCCGCTGCGCGTCTTTCACGTGGAGCTGGAGGTCACCGACATCAACGACAATGCCCCGCTCTTCCCCGCCGCCCGCAAGAACCTCACTGTCGCCGAGTCCTTAACGCTGCCGGGCTCGCGCTTCCCGCTGGAGGGCGCGTCGGACGCAGACATCGGAGCCAACGCGCAGCTCTCCTACAAACTCAGCCCGAGCGAGCATTTCACTCTGGAGTTGCAGCGGAGCGAAGACTATCGCGAGTCGTTGTTTTTGATTCTGTCGAAGGCGCTGGACCGGGAGGCGATGGCGGTGCACCGGTTGGTGCTGACGGCGAGTGACGGCGGCAGACCGTCGCTGTCGGGCACGATGGAGCTGGTGATCTCGGTGCTGGatgtgaacgacaacgcgcccgagTTCAACCAGTCGGTCTATAAAGTGCAGCTGGCGGAGAGCGCTGCAGAGGGGACGCTGGTGGTGCGCGTGAGCGCCACGGATCCGGACGAGGGAATGAACAGGGAAGTTGTGTTCACTGCGAGCAGCTTGTTTCCTGCCAGTGGAAGAGACCAGTTCGTGCTAGATTCAAGCACAGGGGAGCTGAAGCTCTCGGGTCCCCTGGATTTTGAGGACGTTCGTCTATACGAGATACAAGTGGAAGCGAAAGACAGGGGTACGCCTCCGTTATCGGGGCACTGCAAAGTGGTAGTGGAGGTGCtggacgtgaacgacaacgcgccggagGTGTGGGTGACGTCGCTGTCGGTGCCGGTGCCGGAGGACGCGGCGGTGGGGACGGTGGTGGCGCTGCTGAGCGTGTCGGACCGGGACTCGGGGGCGAACGGCCGGGTGCGGTGCGCGGTGTGGCCGGCGGCGCCGTTCGGGCTGGTGGCGACGTTCGAGGGCTCGTACTCGCTGGTGCTGCGGGAGGCGCTGGACCGGGAGCGGGTGGCGGAGTACGAGGTGGAGGTGCGGGCGGAGgacggcggggcgccgccgctgcgcgccagccgcgggctgcgggtgccggtgtcggacgtgaacgacaacgcgccggcgTTCGCGCAGGCCGTGTACACGGTGCTGGCGCGGGAGAACaacgcggcgggcgcggagctggCGCGGCTGTGGGCGCGGGACCCCGACGAGGCGGGCAACGGGCGCGTGAGCTACTCGgtggcggagggcggcgcgggcgcgggggcgcggtCGGCGTCGAGCTACGTGTCGGTGGACGCGGAGAGCGGTCGGCTGTGGGCGCTGCAGCCCTTCGACTAcgaggagctgcaggtgctgcagttCGAGGTGCGCGCGGTGGACGCGGGGCAGCCGGCGCTGTGCGGCAACGCCACGGTGCAGCTCTTCGTCGTGGAcgagaacgacaacgcgccggcgctgctgccgcccgcgggcggcggcgcggggccctgggctggcggcgcgtcgtcgtcgtcgtcgtcgtcgggGCCGTCGTCGTCGGGGTCGTCGCTGTGGGCGTGGGCGGCGTGGGGGTCGCCGGCGGGGCAGGTGGTGGCGAAGATCCGCGCGGTGGACGCGGACTCGGGCTACAACGCGTGGCTGCGCTACGAgctgcgggagccgcggggcaaGGGCGCGTTCCGCGTGGGGCTGTACAGCGGCGAGGTGAGCACGgcgcgggcgctggaggaggcggACGGCCCGCGGCAGACGCTGGTCATCGTGGTGCGGGACCACGGCGAGCCGGCGCGCTCGGCCACGGCCACGCTGAGCGTGTCGCTGGGCGAGGGCGCcgaggcggcgctggcggcggcggcggcgggcgcgggctcgTCGCTgtcggggctgcggccggcggcgggcgccgagggcggcgcggcggcggcggcggcggcggcggcggcggcgacgacgaACGTGTGGCTGGTGGTGGCCATCTGCGCGGTGTCGAGCCTGTTCCTGCTGGCGGTGGTGCTGTACGGGGCGTCGCggtgggcgccgcgggcggccgtgcTGTCGGGGCCCGGGCCGGCGACGCTGGTGTGCGCCAGCGAAGTGGGCAGCTGGTCGTACTCGCAGCGCCAGAGCCGGAGCCTGTGCGTGGCGGACGGCGCGGGCAAGAGCGACCTCATGGTTTTCAGCCCCAActtcccgccgcccgccggcgccgcggcgaaGGAGACGCCGCAGGATCCGCCCGCCCTCCTGGACACGGTCAGTGgcactttcttttccccctcttctcaCCTGCGGGTCTCCCGGAAACACTTTCACGGTTCTCGCCTGAGCCCTTTGGAATCGCCTCTTGGCGCCTGCGGGGGGCCGGTGCTTGTCAGGTCCTTGATCTCTGGCTGTTGGCCGCGAGGTCCCGTGTGTTTCCCTGCGCTTGCAATAGCTCTCAGAGCTGAAGTGAGCTTTGAGAAAGAGTCTACCTTCTGGAGCCTGGGGTTTGCTAGGATCTCTCCTGTAAACATTTTCCATAGTGTTACGCTGCGAAGTATTCCGCATGAGCGGTTCCCTTTCTATTTCTGGCTGAGGTGTTACGGGAGAGCAGGCTCCTGCTCCCTGTAG
- the LOC112986280 gene encoding protocadherin alpha-8-like, which translates to MGVCVPAALRVLVLQAAWALGGGQVRYSVPEEAKAGTVVGRLAQDLGLEAGELEARRLRLVAKGRRASVEVSGASGALVLSSRLDREELCGKSAPCALRLEVLVDRPLRVFHVELEVTDINDNAPLFPAARKNLSISESFPPGSRFPLEGASDADIGANAQLSYKLSPSEHFRLDLQKVNDRNNLPELVLTKALDREAMAVHRLVLTASDGGRPSLSGTMELVISVLDVNDNAPEFNQSVYKVQLAESAAEGTLVVRVSATDRDEGTNSEMTYKATHFFPLLGKDLVTVNPNTGEIRLTAPLDFEEVSVVDFRIEARDKGTPPLSGHCSVELKVLDVNDNAPEVWVTSLSVPVPEDAAVGTVVALLSVSDRDSGANGRVRCAVWPAAPFGLVATFEGSYSLVLREALDRERVAEYEVEVRAEDGGAPPLRASRGLRVPVSDVNDNAPAFAQAVYTVLARENNAAGAELARLWARDPDEAGNGRVSYSVAEGGAGAGARSASSYVSVDAESGRLWALQPFDYEELQVLQFEVRAVDAGQPALCGNATVQLFVVDENDNAPALLPPAGGGAGPWAGGASSSSSSSGPSSSGSSLWAWAAWGSPAGQVVAKIRAVDADSGYNAWLRYELREPRGKGAFRVGLYSGEVSTARALEEADGPRQTLVIVVRDHGEPARSATATLSVSLGEGAEAALAAAAGAGSSLSGLRPAAGAEGGAAAAAATTTTTNVWLVVAICAVSSLFLLAVVLYGASRWAPRAAVLSGPGPATLVCASEVGSWSYSQRQSRSLCVADGAGKSDLMVFSPNFPPPAGAAAKETPQDPPALLDTVSGTFFPPSSHLRVSRKHFHGSRLSPLESPLGACGGPVLVRSLISGCWPRGPVCFPALAIALRAEVSFEKESTFWSLGFARISPVNIFHSVTLRSIPHERFPFYFWLRCYGRAGSCSL; encoded by the coding sequence ATGGGCGTGTGCgtgccggcggcgctgcgggtgctggtgctgcaggcGGCCTGGGCGCTGGGCGGCGGCCAGGTGCGCTACTCGGTGCCGGAGGAAGCCAAGGCCGGCACGGTGGTGGGTCGTCTGGCGCAGGACCTGGGGCTGGAGGCGGGCGAGCTGGAGGCGCGTCGGCTGCGGCTGGTGGCGAAGGGCCGGCGGGCGAGCGTGGAGGtgagcggggcgagcggggcgctGGTGCTGAGCTCGCGGCTCGACCGCGAGGAGCTGTGCGGCAAGAGCGCGCCGTGCGCCCTGCGCCTGGAGGTGCTGGTGGACCGGCCGCTGCGCGTCTTTCACGTGGAGCTGGAGGTCACCGACATCAACGACAATGCCCCGCTCTTCCCCGCCGCCCGCAAGAACCTCAGCATATCGGAGAGTTTCCCTCCCGGCTCGCGCTTCCCGCTGGAGGGCGCGTCGGACGCAGACATCGGAGCCAACGCGCAGCTCTCCTACAAACTCAGCCCGAGCGAACATTTCAGACTGGATTTACAAAAAGTGAATGACCGAAATAACCTACCTGAACTCGTATTAACGAAGGCGCTGGACCGGGAGGCGATGGCGGTGCACCGGTTGGTGCTGACGGCGAGTGACGGCGGCAGACCGTCGCTGTCGGGCACGATGGAGCTGGTGATCTCGGTGCTGGatgtgaacgacaacgcgcccgagTTCAACCAGTCGGTCTATAAAGTGCAGCTGGCGGAGAGCGCTGCAGAGGGGACGCTGGTGGTGCGCGTGAGCGCCACGGATCGGGATGAGGGAACGAACAGTGAAATGACCTACAAAGCCACACACTTCTTTCCACTGCTCGGAAAAGATCTCGTTACCGTGAATCCCAACACCGGGGAGATCAGACTGACGGCCCCGCTGGATTTTGAAGAAGTGAGCGTAGTTGACTTCCGCATAGAGGCGAGAGATAAGGGTACGCCTCCGTTATCGGGTCACTGCAGCGTGGAGCTGAAGGTGCtggacgtgaacgacaacgcgccggagGTGTGGGTGACGTCGCTGTCGGTGCCGGTGCCGGAGGACGCGGCGGTGGGGACGGTGGTGGCGCTGCTGAGCGTGTCGGACCGGGACTCGGGGGCGAACGGCCGGGTGCGGTGCGCGGTGTGGCCGGCGGCGCCGTTCGGGCTGGTGGCGACGTTCGAGGGCTCGTACTCGCTGGTGCTGCGGGAGGCGCTGGACCGGGAGCGGGTGGCGGAGTACGAGGTGGAGGTGCGGGCGGAGgacggcggggcgccgccgctgcgcgccagccgcgggctgcgggtgccggtgtcggacgtgaacgacaacgcgccggcgTTCGCGCAGGCCGTGTACACGGTGCTGGCGCGGGAGAACaacgcggcgggcgcggagctggCGCGGCTGTGGGCGCGGGACCCCGACGAGGCGGGCAACGGGCGCGTGAGCTACTCGgtggcggagggcggcgcgggcgcgggggcgcggtCGGCGTCGAGCTACGTGTCGGTGGACGCGGAGAGCGGTCGGCTGTGGGCGCTGCAGCCCTTCGACTAcgaggagctgcaggtgctgcagttCGAGGTGCGCGCGGTGGACGCGGGGCAGCCGGCGCTGTGCGGCAACGCCACGGTGCAGCTCTTCGTCGTGGAcgagaacgacaacgcgccggcgctgctgccgcccgcgggcggcggcgcggggccctgggctggcggcgcgtcgtcgtcgtcgtcgtcgtcgggGCCGTCGTCGTCGGGGTCGTCGCTGTGGGCGTGGGCGGCGTGGGGGTCGCCGGCGGGGCAGGTGGTGGCGAAGATCCGCGCGGTGGACGCGGACTCGGGCTACAACGCGTGGCTGCGCTACGAgctgcgggagccgcggggcaaGGGCGCGTTCCGCGTGGGGCTGTACAGCGGCGAGGTGAGCACGgcgcgggcgctggaggaggcggACGGCCCGCGGCAGACGCTGGTCATCGTGGTGCGGGACCACGGCGAGCCGGCGCGCTCGGCCACGGCCACGCTGAGCGTGTCGCTGGGCGAGGGCGCcgaggcggcgctggcggcggcggcgggcgcgggctcgTCGCTgtcggggctgcggccggcggcgggcgccgagggcggcgcggcggcggcggcggcgacgacgacgacgacgaacGTGTGGCTGGTGGTGGCCATCTGCGCGGTGTCGAGCCTGTTCCTGCTGGCGGTGGTGCTGTACGGGGCGTCGCggtgggcgccgcgggcggccgtgcTGTCGGGGCCCGGGCCGGCGACGCTGGTGTGCGCCAGCGAAGTGGGCAGCTGGTCGTACTCGCAGCGCCAGAGCCGGAGCCTGTGCGTGGCGGACGGCGCGGGCAAGAGCGACCTCATGGTTTTCAGCCCCAActtcccgccgcccgccggcgccgcggcgaaGGAGACGCCGCAGGATCCGCCCGCCCTCCTGGACACGGTCAGTGgcactttctttcccccctcttctCACCTGCGGGTCTCCCGGAAACACTTTCACGGTTCTCGCCTGAGCCCTTTGGAATCGCCTCTTGGCGCCTGCGGGGGGCCGGTGCTTGTCAGGTCCTTGATCTCTGGCTGTTGGCCGCGAGGTCCCGTGTGTTTCCCTGCGCTTGCAATAGCTCTCAGAGCTGAAGTGAGCTTTGAGAAAGAGTCTACCTTCTGGAGCCTGGGGTTTGCTAGGATCTCTCC